Genomic window (Akkermansiaceae bacterium):
CGACATGGATAAATCCGGGTCCCTGGCTCCAATCCCTGGTCGCCTCAATCGCTTTATCCTCAAAAAAACAACTATGAAAAAACAAATCATCACACTCGTCCTTGCCTCCGCATCCGCGTTCACTCTTTCCAACTGTAGCACAGGCATGAGGCCTGCCCATCAGGACGCGGCCGTTGGTGCCGGTATCGGTGCCGCTGCCGGCGCCATCATCGGCCACCAGTCTGGCCACGGGGCGGAAGGTGCCCTCATCGGCGCCGCTGCCGGGGGAGGAACCGGCTACGCTGTCGGTCGTTCCAAAGAACGCGCCGCAGGATACAGATAAGCCTGCGAAAACCGCGCTGTATTTCAAGGGAGACTGTGTTTCGGCGCCGTCTCCCTTTTTTCACCACCCACATCTCGGGGCAAGCACTGGATTCGCCGGTTGACAGCTGGTTCTTAACCGTGATCATGCCAAGATCAATCCTTGACAAGCGATAATAAATCTGGCAACTACCGCGCCCCACCCAACAAGGGTGCATGAAGCGACCACTGGCAGCACACCGGCTGGAACGGCTGGATCCTCCCCGCTTCAAGCATTTTTTACCCCCCCTCTCTCAAACACCACACACCTCAATACCATGGATTGGCTCTGGATCATACTCTACTTTCTCGTTCTGATTTGTCTCTCAGGCTATGGCTTCCACCGCCTGATGATCCTGACCCTCTATCTCAAGCACTCACGTAAACGCCCTGAGCCCAAGTCACGCTTTGAGGAACTGCCACTGGTCACCGTCCAGCTCCCCTGCTTCAACGAAATGCACGTGATGGAGCGCCTGCTCGACTCCGTTTCAGCCCTCGACTACCCGAAGGACAAACTCCAGATCCAGGTGCTGGATGACTCCACTGACGAGACAACCGAGATCTGCAAAGTGGAAGTGGCCAAGCTCATTGAGCGTGGATTTGACGCTGAACATGTGCACCGCACCGACCGCACCGGCTACAAGGCAGGGGCCCTCGAAAACGGCACTGAGACCGCCAAAGGCGAGTATCTCTTCATTCTGGACTCTGACTTCGTCCCGAACCCAGATGTCCTTCATAAGACCATCCACTACTTCACCGACGACAAAATCGGTATGATCCAGACCCGCTGGGAACACATCAACCGCACCTACAACGCCCTCACCCGGGTCCAGGCAATGTTCCTCGACGGCCACCTTGAGCTGGAGCAGACCGCGCGTAACCGCAGCGGACGCTTCTTCACCTTCAACGGCACCGCCGGTATCTGGCGCAAGTCCTGTATCGAGGACGCCGGCGGCTGGGAACACGACACCCTCACCGAGGACATGGACCTCAGTTACCGCGCCCAGTTGAAGGGCTGGAGGTTTATTTTCCTCAATGATGTCACTACCCCTGCCGAACTCCCTGTCGATATGGAAGGCTTCAAAAGCCAACAGCACCGCTGGACCAAGGGATCGATCCAGGTTTGCAAAAAATGCCTTGTCGACATCTGGAGGAGCAAAGCGCCGTTTTACTGTAAAATGGAAGCCACGGCACACCTGACATCCAACTTTGCCTACCTGGCACTCTTTGCCCTGCTGTTCCTGATCTGGCCCAAGCAGCACAGCAACATGACCTGGTTCGAGGAGAATGGCATTTCCGAGCACCTGCTTAATTTCCCGATCTTCTTTTTCGGCAGTGTCTCCGTCGCCATGTTCTACATCATGAGCCAGAAAGCGCTTCGACCCGGCACCTGGCTGAAGGACATCCTCTATCTGCCACTGCTGCTCGCCCTGGGTATCGGCATGTCGGTCAATAATGCCAAGGCCGTGCTGGAAGCCATTTTCAACCACGAAACCAGTTTTGTCCGCACTCCGAAACACGGCATCAACAGCAGTGAGACCAAGGAAAAAGCGGCCTTCAAGAAAAGCAAGTACAAGGCGATGAAGTCGTTGACTCCCTTTGTGGAACTCGCTTTCGGCCTGTTTTTCACCGTGGTCGTGGTGGACAATGCCATGAACAGCAACTGGGTTGCCGCAGTACTCCTGATGCCGTTCCCCGTTGGTTTCTTCTACACTTCCCTCAGTTCGCTCAGCCAGCAGCTTCCTTCGCTGTTTGCTTCCCGCGCTGCTGAAAAAGTAGAGAAAAAGTAGAGGGAATAAGTAGCTTCTTGCCTAGTCCACTGCATTTTGGTAACATCCCGCGATGATGCGTCGCCTACCTTACTTTGCCGTCCTATTGTCTGCGTCTGCAGCCGCCTTGGCTTGTCTGTTTCTAAACAGCTGTGGCTCGGGGAACCCGCGTAACAGCGTGATCATCAGCGTCAAAGACCAACGCATGCTTCTTCTGCGCAGTGGCGAGCCGGTCAAGACCTACCCTGTTTCCACCTCCAAATTCGGCGTTGGAAGCCGTCGCGGCAGCAAATACACCCCTCTCGGGGGTATGGAGGTGGCGCGGAAATTCGGTGGCGGCGCCCCATCGGGTGCTGTTTTCAAAAGCCGTAAACGCACCGGTGAAGTTCTCCGCCCCGATGCCCCGGGCCGCGACCCCATTGTCAGCCGGATTCTCTGGCTGCGCGGCACCGAGATCGGCAACCGGAATACCTACGCCCGCTACATCTACATTCACGGCACACCGGAAGAACGCAACATTGGCCACAAAGCCAGCTACGGCTGTATCCGCATGAAGTCACGTGATGTGATCCAGCTCTACCGCCAACTCGCTGTCGGCTCCAAAGTCCACATCATCGCGGGATCACTCCAAGACACCCGTGCCGGACAGGCATACGCTGTGCGACATGAGGGGTATCGCCCTGCCGCAGGCAACTGATTTCAAGCCAACGCACTGCAAAACCTCCCTATTTTGGAAAAACGTAACATTTTCCTGTCCATCAAGCTTGACAGCCCAGCTTAAACGAGTAGTTTCGCCGCCCCGAAGCAGAAATTCACAACTTCCCCCATTTCAACACAGCTCTAACTCAGTCACCACTATGGCCAACTCAAAATCAGCTCTCAAGCGCGTCCGTCAGAACGAGACTCGCTCCGCACGCAACAAGACGCTTACCAGCCGCATGAAGACCCTTCGCAAGAAGACTCTGGAAGCCGCTGAGGCTGGCGATAAGGATGCTGCCCGCAAGTCCTACTCCGAGTTCACCTCTGCTGTCGACCTCTGCGCAAAAAACAACGTCATCCATGCCAACAAGGCCGCCAACCTCAAAAGCAAGACCAACAAACGCATCAAAGGCTAGTTGCCCGGAAAACGAACCACCCATCACGATCTGGTTCGTCCAGTTTTCAAAAAGCGGCACTGGTCACCCAGCGTCGCTTTTTTGCGCCCGGACATTCCCCGCAGACAATCATTCCAGCTTCCGCTGACAAATTTACCAGACATTTTTGTAGACAAGGCCGCATACCGATTTATCTATTCTTACAGCCAATGACATCTTCCCCACAACACAAGTCCCGACTCGACAAGGCCAAGGAAATTGCCAACAACCCCGGCAATTACAAGGTTTGCGAGGGGTGTGACTCGATTGTCGGCTCAGGGACAATTCTCTGCCCGAACTGCCATAGCTATCGTTTTGACGGCAAGGCTTCACGTGTCGTGGATCAGGCTGTATGGCTCGGGTGCCGTGAGCAGACGACCGTAACTGCGGATGATCTCTTCTAACGCTAACAAGCCCCCACTTCCGGCAACCCCCGTATGACAAAACAGGAAATTGTCAGGCAGCTCACCGCGCACCTACGGCAGCAAGTCAATACCATGCGGGATGCTGCCAAGCTTGCACATGAAGCCTCCATAGGGGACGAGGCCAAGGCGGAGGGTAAATACGACACACGCGGACTCGAGGCATCCTATCTCGCCCAGGCCCAGGCTGAACAGTATCGGAAGTTTGCCGATTCACTGCGCATTTTTGAGTCCCTTACGCTTGCAGAGCTACCAGCCGGCTCAGTGGTCGAGGCCGGGGCACTGGTAGAAACCGAGCTCGATGGCGTCCTTTCCTACTTTCTTCTTACCCCCTGTGCAGGCGGCATGACCATCGACTACCACGGCTGTGACCTGACCAGCCTTTCCCCTGATTCCCCCCTTTATCAAAGCCTGCTCGGTACGCAGGCGGGCGACATTCTCGAACCCTCCGGCATGATGGTTCTCGATGTCAATTAGCTGTGATAAATTTAGCATTCTTTCCTTGCCCCTTCGGCTCAACGGGGAATGATACCAGCATGACAAAAATCCTGACTACATTCACTGCAGCCGCATTGATGCTTACTTCTGTGCAGGCTGCCCGACAGAACGCCTTGGAAAAGGAAATGGAAGGTTATGCCCGTGACCTGTTCCGCGCCCACCCGGAAGCCGCGGGGGATGACAAGCCCAGGGATGCCGCTGAGAAAATGTACAAAGAAGCCCAACAGGAAAAGTTGCTCGAACTCACCAAAGCGGACGAGAAAAAACTGCGCAAACGCGAGGAGATGGTGGGCGGCGGCATGTACACCACCGCTCTCAATGAGCTCAAATCCCTGAACAGCAAAGATCCCAAGATCACTTTCCTGATCAAATATGCCGAGAATCCAAAAATCAAAGCTGACGAAAAGCTGCTAGCCTATCGCCTGATGCAGCATCATTATAAAACTGGCGCGGAACAGGCAGCCAGGGACCGGAGTAAACGGCTCGCCACCATCCTCACCAATTACACCGCCTACAAAAAAGACCATGGCGGCAAAGCTCCCGCCAGCCTGGCTGACCTCAACCTTCCAAAGGATTGTCAAAAATTCACCAACTCCAAAGGCGAGGAGGTCGACTGGATTTACATCGGACACCTGGGCCCCGCGCTCAAGACCAACAACACCCACGTTGTCCTGGCCGAACCGGAGCCGCTGGGAGATGGCCGGGTCTGTGGCCTCGACGACGGCAACATCGTCACCTTTAAAAACAGTCAGATCCAACCGCATCTCGAAAAACTCGCCCACGCCAAGAGTGGTCAGAACGGAGGCACTAACGAAAATGGCGGCAACGCCAATGGTGGCCAGCCCGTCGCTGAAGGAGCCCTCGCCGGGTTCATGAAAAAATACAAGATATTCAAAGAACTCAATAATAACAAAGAACCCACGTCGATCGATGATCTCAACCTTGCGGAAGAGGATAAAAAATACACCGACCCCGCCAGCGGTAAAAAGATCGACTGGATTTTTCTCGGCCAGAGTTCCCGTATCAGCGCCGGTGGTGACATTAAGGTCATCGTCGTCGCGCCTATGGCTCACAATGGTGGTCGGCTCGCCGGCCTGTCCGACGGCAAAGTCGTTAGAATCGAGGAGTCCCAAATAGCCCCCTTACTCAACCAATAACCCATCACCTCCCCTACCATCTAGATGAGCAATCTCCTCGATACGATCACCGCCGATATGAAGACCGCCATGCGCGATCGGAATAAAGTGGCTCTCAACACCCTCCGCGCCCTCAAGTCAGCGGTCACCAATGCCGCCATCGACAAGGCGGGCGCTGGCACCGAGTTACCTGAAAACGAAATCGTCAACATCATCCGCAAACAGATCAAACAACGCCAGGACTCGATCTCACAATTTGAAAATGCTGGTCGGACAGAACTTGCCGAGAATGAAAAAAACGAGATCGCCATTCTTGAGAACTACCTGCCCACTCCCCTAACGGACGATGAAATCGTTGCCGCCGTGGAGGCATCGATTGCAGAAACTGGAGCTGAATCCAAAAAAGACATGGGTCAGGTGATGAAACTCCTACAGGAAAAAACAGGAGGTCGCGCCGATGGCAAAAAACTCTCGCAGGAAGTCATGAAAAGGCTTTCGTAGCCCGGAAAAATACAACATCAGCGCGAGCGGATACCCGTGAATCTGTGCCCATCCGTGGAATCTGTGTTTAACAAAGGCCTGGCACAGATGACTCGGATCGACGCAGATCACAAGCGATGTTTCCGTGCCCTGTCGTCCATCGTCTGGATACGCCGCCCCACCTAACACATCCCACATGAAACTTACCGCCATCATTGTAGCCGCCGGCTCGAGCCAACGCATGGGTTTTGACAAGCTCCTGGCGCCCCTCGGAGGGAAACCCGTGCTCCAACACAGCATCGAGGCCTTTGTCGACTGCCAGGAGGTCTCCGGGATTATCGTCGTTTGCCCGAAGGGGAGGTTCGAAGCTCTGGACCTTGAGTTTTCCCACAAGGTCATCACCCGCGTCGATGGTGGTGCCGACCGGCATGACTCGGTGGCCGCAGGCCTCGCCATACTCCCGGAGGGGACCGATTATGTGGCCGTCCATGATGGAGCGCGACCGCTGGTTTCCTGCGCACAAATCCGGGACGTTCTTCAGTCGGCCACCGAACACCGCTGCGCCACCTCGGCTCGCCCCGTCACAGAAACCGTCAAACGAGCCGATGCCCGTGGGCGTGTGTGTGAGTCAGTTTGTCGTGACAATCTCTGGCTGATGGAGACCCCCCAGATTTTCCAGGCCAAGCTGTTAGCAGATGCCTACAGCGTTGTTCAACTCAAGGGAGAACGGGTCACCGATGAAGTTTCGGCCATGGAGCTGATTGGCCACCACACCTATCTGGTAAGCAACTCCAGTCCCAACCCCAAGATCACCTACCCCCAGGACATCGCACTGGCCGAACGATTTTTGTAGAAGAGGCAATTCTACCCTCACGCCCAATCGGGAAGCACCAAGGGAAAGTCGGGCATCCTCACCCGCACTTTCTGTCCCGCAGCGGTCATACCAAAAAACGCTCCGCTGACGAGGGCAGCTTTGGCCGTCACGTGATAGCTGTTATAGGAAAAGTCTTCACCGGGGTCGAGTGCCGGCGTCTGCCCCACCACCCCATCACCCTCCACGACGGTAACCTCGCCATCCTCTTCACGGATCACCCATTTTCTCCCAATGATCCTCACCCGCTCCGTGGAATCGTTGGTGATCGTGATGAAGTAGACAAACGGATGCGGCTTATCCGGCGGCGCATCAAGCGTCGGCATATAGATCACGTCGTCAACACTGACGCTAAGCCCATCTAGCTCATGGTAATTACCCTGGTGTTTGTCTGGCACGGTTTGCGGTGGAAAATTGATCAATGGATGATAAAAAATCAGCGCGCCGCAAGTCTGCGGAGCTTGCGCTTGATACTCACTTTAGCAGCGGGGCTGATGCGGTCGACAAAAAGTATCCCATTCAGGTGGTCCACCTCATGCTGGATCGCCCGGGAAAGCAGCCCGTCGGTCTCAAGCTCGATGACTGACCCATCCAGTTGTGGCAGCCTGGCCTTTACGATTCCGGGCCGGCGGACATTGGCGCGGATACCATCGATACTCAAGCACCCCTCCATGTCCGTTTCACGTGGCCCCTCAAGCTCCAACTCCGGATTGATAAACACAAGCGGCATCACATCCTCCATACTGGCATCCTCACCGTTGACCTTGAGATAGGTGATACACTCGGGGTCATGTGATACATCAATCACGGCCATGCGGATGTCTTTGCCAATCTGGGGAGCCGCCAACCCAACACCATGGGCCGCAATCATCGTCTCTAACATATCTTCGGCAAGTTGTAAGATGGATTCATCAACCACTTCGATTTTCTGACATTTCTTACGGAGAACAGGATCACCGTATTGGGTAATTTCTAAGACCATGGGATAAAAACAGGTTAGTTGTCTGACTTGGATGATGGCTCGGGAATCCGGACACGCGTGGGCACATCCTTGGGGTCAAATCCGGCATCAATCAAGGCTTTTTGGATTTTTATAAATACCCCGAGTGGCAGATTTTTATCCGGCTCAAGCTCCAGTTTCCGGTCAGGGAATTTCTCGCGAAACACTTTCAGGTAGTCGACCAGCATCTCATCGTGAATGCGTGTGGCATCCAGCTGCACACTGCCATCGGCCGCCACCGCCAATACCGACGACGAGCCGACCACTTTGATAACGATCGAATCCTGGGCCAGTGCCAGTTCAATTGGCAACACCGGGCGCTCAATCTTAGGGTCATAGGCAACGGCGAAATAGATCAGCAGGATCGCCAGGATATCGATCAACGGAATGATCGGCACTGGCGGCAGGTTGCGTTTGACTCGTTGGAATTCCAAAATCCTAATCGGTTATAACCCTGATCGGTTAGCTGTTCTTGAAAAAGACGTGCTGATGGCAGGCGGAGGTGACTTTTCCCAGCAGAACCTCCAGTCGTGCAGCCATCA
Coding sequences:
- a CDS encoding ApaG domain-containing protein produces the protein MPTLDAPPDKPHPFVYFITITNDSTERVRIIGRKWVIREEDGEVTVVEGDGVVGQTPALDPGEDFSYNSYHVTAKAALVSGAFFGMTAAGQKVRVRMPDFPLVLPDWA
- a CDS encoding GatB/YqeY domain-containing protein — its product is MSNLLDTITADMKTAMRDRNKVALNTLRALKSAVTNAAIDKAGAGTELPENEIVNIIRKQIKQRQDSISQFENAGRTELAENEKNEIAILENYLPTPLTDDEIVAAVEASIAETGAESKKDMGQVMKLLQEKTGGRADGKKLSQEVMKRLS
- a CDS encoding L,D-transpeptidase gives rise to the protein MRRLPYFAVLLSASAAALACLFLNSCGSGNPRNSVIISVKDQRMLLLRSGEPVKTYPVSTSKFGVGSRRGSKYTPLGGMEVARKFGGGAPSGAVFKSRKRTGEVLRPDAPGRDPIVSRILWLRGTEIGNRNTYARYIYIHGTPEERNIGHKASYGCIRMKSRDVIQLYRQLAVGSKVHIIAGSLQDTRAGQAYAVRHEGYRPAAGN
- the def gene encoding peptide deformylase: MVLEITQYGDPVLRKKCQKIEVVDESILQLAEDMLETMIAAHGVGLAAPQIGKDIRMAVIDVSHDPECITYLKVNGEDASMEDVMPLVFINPELELEGPRETDMEGCLSIDGIRANVRRPGIVKARLPQLDGSVIELETDGLLSRAIQHEVDHLNGILFVDRISPAAKVSIKRKLRRLAAR
- a CDS encoding biopolymer transporter ExbD — translated: MEFQRVKRNLPPVPIIPLIDILAILLIYFAVAYDPKIERPVLPIELALAQDSIVIKVVGSSSVLAVAADGSVQLDATRIHDEMLVDYLKVFREKFPDRKLELEPDKNLPLGVFIKIQKALIDAGFDPKDVPTRVRIPEPSSKSDN
- the ispD gene encoding 2-C-methyl-D-erythritol 4-phosphate cytidylyltransferase gives rise to the protein MKLTAIIVAAGSSQRMGFDKLLAPLGGKPVLQHSIEAFVDCQEVSGIIVVCPKGRFEALDLEFSHKVITRVDGGADRHDSVAAGLAILPEGTDYVAVHDGARPLVSCAQIRDVLQSATEHRCATSARPVTETVKRADARGRVCESVCRDNLWLMETPQIFQAKLLADAYSVVQLKGERVTDEVSAMELIGHHTYLVSNSSPNPKITYPQDIALAERFL
- the rpsT gene encoding 30S ribosomal protein S20, whose translation is MANSKSALKRVRQNETRSARNKTLTSRMKTLRKKTLEAAEAGDKDAARKSYSEFTSAVDLCAKNNVIHANKAANLKSKTNKRIKG
- a CDS encoding glycosyltransferase, with translation MDWLWIILYFLVLICLSGYGFHRLMILTLYLKHSRKRPEPKSRFEELPLVTVQLPCFNEMHVMERLLDSVSALDYPKDKLQIQVLDDSTDETTEICKVEVAKLIERGFDAEHVHRTDRTGYKAGALENGTETAKGEYLFILDSDFVPNPDVLHKTIHYFTDDKIGMIQTRWEHINRTYNALTRVQAMFLDGHLELEQTARNRSGRFFTFNGTAGIWRKSCIEDAGGWEHDTLTEDMDLSYRAQLKGWRFIFLNDVTTPAELPVDMEGFKSQQHRWTKGSIQVCKKCLVDIWRSKAPFYCKMEATAHLTSNFAYLALFALLFLIWPKQHSNMTWFEENGISEHLLNFPIFFFGSVSVAMFYIMSQKALRPGTWLKDILYLPLLLALGIGMSVNNAKAVLEAIFNHETSFVRTPKHGINSSETKEKAAFKKSKYKAMKSLTPFVELAFGLFFTVVVVDNAMNSNWVAAVLLMPFPVGFFYTSLSSLSQQLPSLFASRAAEKVEKK